The genomic interval GCGGGACGCGCCCGCGACGAGGGCGTCGATGGGAGAGAGGTGGGGCCCCTGCGCATCTATTTCGGCCGCGATTTCGGTGGCGTGCTCGGCTGTCTCCTCGCCGATAGAGTGGACCTCGACCCATTCCAGATTCTGCTTCGCTTTCCCGGGCGTACTCTCGGTACCGTAAACGCCACCGAGCAGGAACTCGGTGTAAATCGGGGCCGGAACGACGAACGCCTCGTCGCTGTGGTCGAGCAGGTACTCCTTGGTGGTGGGATGGCCGTCCTCGTAGTCCATCAGGAACGAACTGTCGAGGACCTTCATTCGTCGCTCCGATGTCGGGCGATCTCCTCGACCCGGTCTGCGCTCTCGCGCTTCCCCTGCTCGTGTAACTCTTCGACCACGCCGCGCTGGTCGGTCTCTTCCCACGCGCCGAATCCCGCCAGTAGGTCGCGGTCGTCGGCGAGGAGTCGCTCGACCACGTCGTCGAACGTCTCGTCCTCGCGTCGGCGGGCCTTCAGCCGCTCGTAGTTCTCCTCGCTGACCCGGACGTGCTTGTCGGCGGTTCCCATACGAGATTGTAAACTCCCGCGTTAACATCAACGTTGGGGTCAGAACAGTCCCTGTTCGCGCAACGCCGCGACGACCTCGCGCACGCGCTGGGCCTCGTCCTTCGGCACGACCAGCACTCGGTCGTCGTAGGCCGCGACCACCAACCCCTCGACGCCCACCGCGCTGACGTGGGTGTCGCCGTCGCTCGCGACGACGCTGTCGGCCACGTCGACGGTCACGGCGTCGCCCAGAACCGCGTTCTCGGCGTCGTCGGTCTCGACCACGCGCTCTATCGCGTCCCACGACCCCAGGTCGTCCCACTCGAAGTCGGCGGGCACGACGTAGGCGTCGTCGGTGCGCTCCATGACGGCGTAGTCGATGCTGACCGGTTCGACCTCGGCGAATCCGCGCTCGGGGTCGCCCGCCGCGAGCGCCGCGACGAGCGGCGCGAGCGGCGACTCGCGGGCCTCCCGGAGGAGGGCGTCGGGGGTCCACGCGAACAGCCCCGCGTTCCAGTAGAAACCCCGCCCCACGAACTCCCGAGCGGTCTCGGCGTCGGGCTTCTCGCGGAACTGCGCGACCTCGGCGTATCCGTCCCCGGTGTTGCCGTCCTCGGCGTATCCGTCCCCGCCGTTCCCGCCGCCGGGGGCGTCGACGCCCCCGGCGGCGGGTTCGATGTATCCGTAGCCTGTCGCGTGCCGGGTCGGTTCCACGCCGAACGTCACCAACCCCTCGGTTTCGACTGCGGCGCGGGCGGCGGTTCGGGCGGTCGTCTCGAATGCCCCCGAGACGACGTGGTCGCTCGGGACGCAGAGGACGACGCAGTCGCCCACCTGCTCGCGAACGCGGTGGGTCGCGTACACCAGCGCCGGGCCGGTGTCGCTGGCCTCGGGTTCCACGAGGACGCCCGCCCGGGGGACCGCCTCGCGCACGCGCTCGGCGTGCTCGACGGCGGTCGAGACGTACACCTCGTCGGCGAACCCCACGCGTTCGACGGTCCGGGCGAGCAGGGAGCCCTCGCCCCCCAGCGAGAGGAACTGCTTGGGCCGGTCGGCCCGGCTGGCGGGGTAGAGCCGGGTGCCGGTTCCGCCCGCCATCACGACCGCGACGAGCGGGCGGTCGAGGGGTCCGTCGGGCGACATCGTCACCACGTCTCGACCCGGCCGTCGCGTACGTCCTCGGCGCATCCCCGGCAGTCCGGATGGTCGGGGTCGAAGCAACTGGGTCGGGCCCGCGCGTCGAGCGCGACGGCCCGGCGCTCGGCGTAGCGCCGACAGACGATTCTCGCTCGGCCCTCCTCGTCCTGCGGGAGGTCGGCGAGCGCCGACTGGCGGGCGTTCCGGTAGGCCCGCCTCGCGTCGGCGTACTGCCGCCCGGCCGACCGGAGTTTCGCGCGGAGGAAGCTTTCGAGGCGGTCGTCCATGTCGATTCGTGGTAGAGCCTCGGGAAAGATAGGTCTGTTCGTCGGGGGTCGTTCCGACCGGCGCCCGATTATTTCTTCTATCTGACTGGGGGAAAGATTTAAAATGTTTGTTGAACATTTTCAACGCAGATTTCAGAATGAACCTCGAACGACGAACGCTACTCAAGGGACTCGGACTCGCGTCGATAGGCTGGGCCGGAAGCAACGCCGCCGGAGCGGCGCAACTGGGCGACCTGACCTACGCGACTCAGGAACCGTCTGGCGTCGGGAGTGCGGTCGATTACACCGACGACGTGATTTACCAGATCATCACCGACCGGTTCGAGAACGGTAACACCGGAAACGACCCCGACGGGGACCTCGCGAGCGACGACTGCTCGGACCTTCGGAAGTACTGTGGCGGCGACTGGCAGGGCATCATCGACCGAATCGAGGACGGATACCTGACCGAGATGGGAATCACGGCGCTGTGGATATCGCCGCCGTTCGAGAACGTGACCTCGGCCGACCCCGACATCGGGACGTCGTACCACGGCTACTGGGCGCGGGACTTCGAGGACGCCAACGAGTCCTTCGGCGACATGGACACCTTCGAGGAACTGGTGAGCGTGGCCCACGACAACGGCATCAAAGTGGTCATGGACTTCGTCCCGAACCACACCTCCCCCTCGACCGAGGACGGCGACATGGAGGACGGCGTCCTCTACGACGACGGCGAGCGCGTCGCGTCGTACAGCGACGACCCCGACGATTACTTCCACCACAACGGCGGGACCGACTACTCCAGCTACGAGGGTCAGATATACCGGAACCTCTACAATCTGGCCGACTTCGACCAGCAGAACTCGTTCATCGACCGATACCTCAAGGACGCCATCGAGGCGTGGCTCGACAGGGGCATCGACGGCATCCGGGTCGACGCCGTGGCTCACATGGCTCCGAAGTGGCAGAAGACCCTCATGGACACCATCTACGACCACGAACCGGTGTTCACCTTCGGCGAGTGGTTCCTCGGCACCGGCGAGTCGAGCCAGCGCTACTACGACTTCTCGAACGACAGCGGGATGAGCCTGCTCGACTTCCGATTCGGGCAGTCGCTCCGGCAGGTCCTCCGGGAGTTCGACGACGACTGGGAGGACTTCTGGGACGTGCTTCAGGAGACCGCGAGCGAACACGATCAGGTGGTCGATCAGGTCCCGTTCATCGACAACCACGACATGGAGCGGTTCACCGTGGAGGACGGGGAGGTCAACACCGACCTCGCGCTCGCGGTCCTGCTGACCTCGCGCGGAACGCCGACCGTCTACTACGGCACCGAGCAGTACCTGACCGGGGGCAACGACCCCGAGAACCGCAAGCCGATGCCGTCGTTCGACCGGACGACGACCGCCTACGAGATAATCAAGACGCTCGCGCCCCTCCGGCGGTCGAACCCCGCGCTCGCGTACGGAGGGACCCGACAGCGGTGGGTCAACAGCGACGTGTTCTTCTACGAGCGCGAGTTCGGCGACAACGTCGTGTTGGTCGGCATCAACCGCAGCGAGGATACCTACGACGTGTCCGGCCTGTCGACCGCGCTCCCCGAGGGGACCTACGAGGACCACCTCGACGGACTCCTCGACGGCTTCGAGACCACCGTCGGGAGCGACGGTTCAATCGACACCTTCTCGTTCGGGCCCAAGACCGTCTGCGTGTGGGAACACACCGGCGACACCACCGAACCGACGCTCGGCCACGTCGGGCCGACGATGGGCCGACCCGGCCACACCGTGACCCTCAGCGGCGAGGGCTTCGGGAGTTCGACCGGGTCGGTCGGGTTCGGGTCGACCGACGCGTCGGTCGTCTCGTGGAGCGACACGCAAATCGAGGCGGAGGTCCCCTCGGTCGCCGGTGGGTTCTACGACATCACCGTCACCGACGCCGACGGTGTCGAGAGCGACGCGTTCGCGGATTTCGAGGTGCTGAGCGGCGAACAGGTCTCGGTCCGGTTCGTCGCCGAGGACGCCGAAACCGAGACCGGCGAGAACGTCTACGTGGTCGGAAACGTCCACGAACTCGGGGACTGGGACACCGACCGCGCGGTCGGTCCGTTCTTCAATCGGGTCGTCCACGAGTACCCCGACTGGTACTTCGACGTCAACGTCCCCGCCGGAACCGACATCGAGTTCAAGTTCGTCAAGATAGCCGACGACGGCAGCGTGACGTGGGAGTCCGGGTCGAACCGCACGTACACGACGCCAGCCGACTCGACCGGCGAGTACGTCGGCGAGTGGCGGACGTAGGTCGACCGCGGCCCCCGGAATCGACGAGCCGGGGCCTCACGCCCGGCGACTCGTGACCTCACTCCAATCGGCTCGCGCGCCGACCGCGCCCCGGCGCGGTCGGCGCGCGAGCGTGAGGCTTACTTCCGGCGGCCCCGAAAGCGTCCCCGACGCCGATGCTCCCGACCATCGACCTCCACGCCTATCTCGTGTTCGTCGGCGCGGCGCTGGCCCTCATCCTCACGCCCGGCCCCGACACCGTCTTCGTCCTCACGCAGGGGGTCGGCGCGGGCAAGCGCGGCG from Halorussus salilacus carries:
- a CDS encoding PIN domain-containing protein translates to MKVLDSSFLMDYEDGHPTTKEYLLDHSDEAFVVPAPIYTEFLLGGVYGTESTPGKAKQNLEWVEVHSIGEETAEHATEIAAEIDAQGPHLSPIDALVAGASRELDAPLVTSDSDHTHPSCREVIDIEEYR
- a CDS encoding DUF7091 family protein translates to MDDRLESFLRAKLRSAGRQYADARRAYRNARQSALADLPQDEEGRARIVCRRYAERRAVALDARARPSCFDPDHPDCRGCAEDVRDGRVETW
- a CDS encoding mannose-1-phosphate guanylyltransferase, coding for MSPDGPLDRPLVAVVMAGGTGTRLYPASRADRPKQFLSLGGEGSLLARTVERVGFADEVYVSTAVEHAERVREAVPRAGVLVEPEASDTGPALVYATHRVREQVGDCVVLCVPSDHVVSGAFETTARTAARAAVETEGLVTFGVEPTRHATGYGYIEPAAGGVDAPGGGNGGDGYAEDGNTGDGYAEVAQFREKPDAETAREFVGRGFYWNAGLFAWTPDALLREARESPLAPLVAALAAGDPERGFAEVEPVSIDYAVMERTDDAYVVPADFEWDDLGSWDAIERVVETDDAENAVLGDAVTVDVADSVVASDGDTHVSAVGVEGLVVAAYDDRVLVVPKDEAQRVREVVAALREQGLF
- a CDS encoding alpha-amylase family glycosyl hydrolase, yielding MNLERRTLLKGLGLASIGWAGSNAAGAAQLGDLTYATQEPSGVGSAVDYTDDVIYQIITDRFENGNTGNDPDGDLASDDCSDLRKYCGGDWQGIIDRIEDGYLTEMGITALWISPPFENVTSADPDIGTSYHGYWARDFEDANESFGDMDTFEELVSVAHDNGIKVVMDFVPNHTSPSTEDGDMEDGVLYDDGERVASYSDDPDDYFHHNGGTDYSSYEGQIYRNLYNLADFDQQNSFIDRYLKDAIEAWLDRGIDGIRVDAVAHMAPKWQKTLMDTIYDHEPVFTFGEWFLGTGESSQRYYDFSNDSGMSLLDFRFGQSLRQVLREFDDDWEDFWDVLQETASEHDQVVDQVPFIDNHDMERFTVEDGEVNTDLALAVLLTSRGTPTVYYGTEQYLTGGNDPENRKPMPSFDRTTTAYEIIKTLAPLRRSNPALAYGGTRQRWVNSDVFFYEREFGDNVVLVGINRSEDTYDVSGLSTALPEGTYEDHLDGLLDGFETTVGSDGSIDTFSFGPKTVCVWEHTGDTTEPTLGHVGPTMGRPGHTVTLSGEGFGSSTGSVGFGSTDASVVSWSDTQIEAEVPSVAGGFYDITVTDADGVESDAFADFEVLSGEQVSVRFVAEDAETETGENVYVVGNVHELGDWDTDRAVGPFFNRVVHEYPDWYFDVNVPAGTDIEFKFVKIADDGSVTWESGSNRTYTTPADSTGEYVGEWRT
- a CDS encoding antitoxin VapB family protein encodes the protein MGTADKHVRVSEENYERLKARRREDETFDDVVERLLADDRDLLAGFGAWEETDQRGVVEELHEQGKRESADRVEEIARHRSDE